Proteins encoded by one window of Cheilinus undulatus linkage group 13, ASM1832078v1, whole genome shotgun sequence:
- the LOC121519888 gene encoding uncharacterized protein LOC121519888 — translation MFRTDGDPIMFLFVILGLLVCSEAQETPVFKQTGTDLLLDVKEVTLEEGHDLTWLFNGRTTIGRLFHGGKPIILGSYKSRAEFFEQNHTLLLKNVQLSDSGVYTARVNSDRVTVVAKHKLTVQDPVSRVELTVKSCSSDWSNLTVICRSLDSLISSTFTCRNQTCSHDGGEGTTPGASLDVYLENGSVICNHSNQVSSEEDFIKIEDLCGETPEHLQTQIITHRLSCRDTHTLIHQLCLALDRLQYIQNSGSYPHKALAAHHPYPHPPPLAPKSHSGSGLSLCMLKIIVVSVGLFIMVCAVISVHVFERLKKKE, via the exons ATGTTCAGGACAGATGGTGACCCCATCATGTTCCTCTTTGTGATTCTGGGACTGCTGGTCTGCAGTGAAGCTCAAG AGACTCCTGTGTTTAAGCAAACAGGAACGGATTTACTCCTGGATGTAAAGGAAGTTACCCTAGAAGAAGGACACGATTTAACATGGCTTTTTAATGGCAGAACTACTATTGGAAGACTATTTCATGGTGGTAAACCAATAATTTTGGGGAGTTATAAATCAAGAGCTGAATTTTTTGAACAAAATCACACTCTGCTGTTGAAGAATGTTCAGCTGAGTGACAGTGGAGTTTACACAGCACGTGTTAACAGTGACAGAGTCACTGTTGTAGCCAAACACAAGCTCACAGTTCAGG ATCCAGTGTCTAGAGTAGAACTGACGGTGAAATCCTGCAGCTCAGACTGGTCTAACCTCACAGTGATCTGCAGAAGTCTGGACTCTCTCATCAGCAGCACGTTCACATGTAGAAACCAAACCTGCTCTCATGACGGAGGAGAGGGAACCACACCTGGTGCTTCTCTGGACGTCTACCTGGAGAACGGCTCTGTCATCTGTAACCATAGCAACCAGGTCAGCTCGGAAGAGGATTTCATAAAGATAGAAGATCTTTGTGGAGAAACTCCTG aacatctccagactcagaTCATCACTCACAGACTCAGTTGCAGAGACACTCATACACTCATTCATCAGCTATGTCTGGCCCTGGACAGGCTCCAATACATCCAAAACTCTGGTTCTTACCCGCACAAGGCCCTGGCAGCACATCACCCctaccctcatccacctccactggctccca agtCACACAGTGGTTCTGGTCTCTCGCTCTGCATGCTGAAGATCATCGTGGTCTCAGTCGGTCTCTTCATCATGGTGTGTGCCGTCATCAGTGTTCACGTCTTTGAGAGGCTCAAGAAGAAAGAATGA